Proteins from a single region of Mumia flava:
- the gabT gene encoding 4-aminobutyrate--2-oxoglutarate transaminase: protein MTDQFIGGPTLPQERRLVTEIPGPRSRALSERRTSAVASGVGVTLPVYVTAAGGGVIRDVDDNLLIDLGSGIAVTTVGNAAPRVVDAVTEQVAAFTHTCFMVTPYEGYVAVAEKLNALTPGDHEKRTALFNTGAEAVENAVKIARHATGKQAVVVFDHAYHGRTNLTMAMTAKNMPYKDGFGPFAGEVYRAPMSYPFRDGLSGPDAAARAIEVIEKQVGAKNLACVVIEPIQGEGGFVVPAEGFLPAVADWCRANDVLFVADEVQAGVARTGAMFASDHEGVVPDLVTTAKGVAGGLPLAAVTGRAEVMDAVHTGGLGGTYGGNPAACAAALAVLETIEADDLVSRAREIEKRMLSRLEALQQRDPRIGDVRGRGAMIAIELVEPGTTTPDAGLAARVAAQAHQQGVVVLTCGTFGNVLRFLPPLSMPDHLLDEALDILDGVFAEAAPTDGGTA from the coding sequence ATGACCGATCAGTTCATCGGCGGCCCCACGCTGCCCCAGGAGCGCCGCCTCGTCACCGAGATCCCCGGCCCGCGGTCGCGGGCGCTGTCCGAGCGCCGCACGAGCGCCGTCGCGTCCGGCGTCGGCGTGACGCTGCCGGTGTACGTCACCGCGGCGGGCGGCGGCGTCATCCGCGACGTCGACGACAACCTGCTGATCGACCTCGGCTCCGGCATCGCCGTGACCACCGTCGGCAACGCGGCCCCGCGGGTCGTGGACGCGGTCACCGAGCAGGTCGCCGCCTTCACGCACACCTGCTTCATGGTCACGCCGTACGAGGGGTACGTCGCGGTGGCGGAGAAGCTGAACGCGCTCACCCCCGGCGACCACGAGAAGCGGACCGCGCTGTTCAACACCGGTGCGGAGGCCGTCGAGAACGCCGTGAAGATCGCACGGCACGCGACCGGCAAGCAGGCCGTCGTCGTCTTCGACCACGCCTACCACGGGCGTACGAACCTCACGATGGCGATGACGGCGAAGAACATGCCGTACAAGGACGGGTTCGGTCCGTTCGCCGGCGAGGTCTACCGCGCCCCGATGTCCTACCCGTTCCGCGACGGGCTGTCCGGCCCGGACGCGGCCGCCCGCGCGATCGAGGTGATCGAGAAGCAGGTCGGCGCCAAGAACCTGGCGTGCGTGGTGATCGAGCCGATCCAGGGCGAGGGCGGCTTCGTCGTCCCCGCCGAGGGCTTCCTGCCGGCGGTCGCCGACTGGTGCCGCGCGAACGACGTGCTGTTCGTCGCCGACGAGGTGCAGGCCGGCGTCGCCCGCACGGGCGCGATGTTCGCCTCCGACCACGAAGGTGTCGTGCCGGACCTCGTCACGACGGCCAAGGGCGTCGCCGGCGGGCTGCCGCTCGCCGCGGTCACCGGTCGCGCCGAGGTGATGGACGCCGTCCACACGGGCGGCCTCGGCGGCACGTACGGCGGCAACCCGGCCGCGTGCGCCGCAGCGTTGGCCGTGCTCGAGACGATCGAGGCCGACGACCTCGTCAGCCGCGCGCGCGAGATCGAGAAGCGGATGCTGAGCCGGCTCGAGGCGCTGCAGCAGCGCGACCCGCGCATCGGCGACGTCCGCGGCCGCGGCGCGATGATCGCGATCGAGCTCGTCGAGCCGGGCACCACCACCCCCGACGCGGGCCTCGCAGCCCGGGTCGCCGCGCAGGCGCACCAGCAGGGCGTGGTCGTGCTGACCTGCGGGACGTTCGGCAACGTGCTGCGGTTCCTCCCGCCGCTGTCGATGCCGGACCACCTGCTCGACGAAGCCCTCGACATCCTGGACGGCGTCTTCGCCGAGGCCGCCCCGACCGACGGAGGTACGGCATGA
- a CDS encoding PucR family transcriptional regulator, with translation MDALPTLTVADLVAVPELGITRAWIPDPSVPVRWVATSELDDPTPFLEGGEVLLTTGLATAAHGAAQWRAYVGRLATLGVSALGLGVGLTHDAAPQPLREAAAGAGLGLFEVPPPTRFVAISRAVAALLEPAEQAAARLQRELTQDATRPDARSRVTARVAQVLRGACAVVDPDGAVTDGALDLDPDVLASALVRIRADDRRSSTSISGPDSSTAVHPVGLGGTPRAYLVATTPGRWSPFQRSAVLTAAAVLSLVESGRAEQRDAERRVVAAGVRLALDGDAAGASRVLDLARPPRTVPDPLCALHLGGTPGAVTEAVDHIETGALVGTHEDTTVVLVDEAGIDRVVEAAQHAGAWVGVGPTVPAAEAARSAAGASAALAQASDARPVTRWAEQTRAGIGALVPPGAAAAFASEVLGRLRAEPDGTALEDTLRAYLEEQGHPGRISDRLGIHRNTVRGRIRRIDALTGRPVADAGARADLWFALQTTAPPALG, from the coding sequence GTGGACGCCCTTCCGACGCTGACCGTCGCCGACCTGGTCGCGGTGCCCGAGCTCGGGATCACCCGTGCGTGGATCCCCGACCCCAGCGTCCCCGTGCGCTGGGTCGCCACCAGCGAGCTCGACGACCCCACCCCGTTCCTCGAGGGCGGTGAGGTCCTGCTGACCACGGGTCTCGCGACCGCCGCCCACGGCGCAGCCCAGTGGCGGGCGTACGTCGGGCGGCTCGCGACCCTCGGCGTGAGCGCGCTCGGGCTCGGGGTCGGCCTGACGCACGACGCGGCTCCGCAGCCACTGCGCGAGGCGGCGGCGGGGGCGGGGCTGGGGCTGTTCGAGGTGCCACCACCGACCCGGTTCGTCGCGATCAGTCGTGCCGTCGCCGCGCTGCTGGAGCCGGCCGAGCAGGCCGCGGCCCGGCTCCAGCGCGAGCTGACCCAGGACGCGACCCGACCCGACGCCCGCTCCCGGGTGACCGCACGGGTGGCACAGGTTCTGCGGGGCGCCTGCGCCGTCGTCGACCCCGACGGCGCGGTGACCGACGGCGCACTCGACCTCGACCCCGACGTGCTCGCCTCCGCGCTCGTCCGGATCCGCGCCGACGACCGCCGCTCCTCGACCTCGATCTCCGGACCCGACTCGTCCACCGCCGTCCACCCGGTCGGGCTCGGCGGGACGCCCCGGGCGTACCTCGTGGCGACCACACCCGGGCGGTGGTCACCGTTCCAGCGCAGTGCGGTGCTCACGGCCGCCGCTGTGCTCTCGCTGGTCGAGTCCGGACGGGCGGAGCAGCGCGATGCCGAGCGCCGGGTCGTCGCGGCCGGGGTGCGACTGGCGCTCGACGGCGACGCTGCGGGCGCTTCGCGCGTGCTCGACCTCGCCCGACCACCACGCACCGTCCCGGACCCGCTGTGCGCGCTGCACCTCGGCGGCACACCGGGGGCGGTGACCGAGGCCGTCGACCACATCGAGACCGGCGCTCTCGTCGGGACCCACGAGGACACGACGGTGGTGCTCGTCGACGAGGCCGGGATCGACCGCGTCGTCGAGGCCGCACAGCACGCAGGAGCCTGGGTCGGCGTCGGCCCCACGGTCCCCGCCGCCGAGGCGGCGCGCTCCGCGGCCGGCGCGTCCGCCGCTCTCGCCCAGGCGAGCGACGCCCGCCCCGTCACCCGCTGGGCGGAGCAGACGCGGGCGGGGATCGGAGCCCTCGTCCCGCCCGGAGCCGCGGCCGCCTTCGCGTCCGAGGTCCTCGGGCGGCTGCGCGCCGAGCCCGACGGGACGGCGCTCGAGGACACCCTGCGCGCCTACCTGGAGGAGCAGGGGCATCCCGGCCGGATCTCGGACCGCCTCGGCATCCACCGCAACACCGTCCGCGGCCGGATCCGCCGGATCGACGCGCTCACCGGCCGCCCCGTGGCTGATGCCGGTGCCCGTGCCGACCTCTGGTTCGCGCTGCAGACGACCGCCCCGCCCGCACTCGGGTGA
- a CDS encoding DUF6801 domain-containing protein produces the protein MRFATSPTSTEHRRRAAAILASAGLMAGSAGVVVAVAGAPAQAAEVTGDFDYLCATDAAGLDLGVQDVGVEAVVDLPESVSPGSVIAARQTTITLTLPELLRNATYVLLGARSVAGYSDDAAVALSDSGTYSESVPIANLSASDVPVPPNVGDAWIIPTTGDVPAIDLPGDISGTATVAMPAAFTVAATLYSGPDNTGDMIGGPDGVTMDCTIESSDPTLATIPITDATEPTTEPTTEPTTEPTTEPTTEPTTEPTTEPTTEPTTEPTTEPTTEPTTEPTTEPTTEPTDSPTTAPTTAPSDSPTTAPTTPPATRPTATDVPPPPTQSDGGSGVSGAAGSYPVPIAVPAGMSGPATPEGTTRYGLAGALGVLGIALLVGAALLGRPLRR, from the coding sequence ATGCGTTTCGCGACGAGTCCGACGAGCACCGAGCACCGCCGCAGGGCAGCAGCGATCCTGGCGAGCGCCGGCCTGATGGCCGGCTCGGCGGGCGTGGTCGTCGCGGTCGCCGGTGCGCCCGCCCAGGCGGCGGAGGTCACCGGTGACTTCGACTACCTCTGCGCCACGGATGCGGCCGGGCTCGATCTCGGGGTCCAGGACGTCGGCGTCGAGGCGGTCGTCGACCTGCCCGAGTCCGTCTCGCCGGGGTCGGTGATCGCGGCGAGACAGACGACGATCACGTTGACGCTGCCCGAGCTCCTCCGCAACGCCACGTACGTCCTGCTCGGTGCGCGCTCGGTCGCCGGCTACTCCGACGACGCGGCGGTCGCGCTGTCCGACTCGGGCACCTACAGCGAGTCGGTTCCGATCGCGAACCTGAGCGCGAGCGACGTCCCGGTGCCGCCGAACGTCGGCGACGCCTGGATCATCCCGACGACCGGGGACGTCCCCGCGATCGACCTTCCCGGCGACATCTCCGGCACCGCCACCGTCGCGATGCCGGCGGCCTTCACCGTGGCGGCGACGCTGTACTCAGGGCCCGACAACACCGGCGACATGATCGGCGGTCCGGACGGCGTCACGATGGACTGCACGATCGAGTCCAGCGACCCGACGCTGGCGACGATCCCCATCACGGACGCGACGGAGCCCACCACCGAGCCCACCACGGAACCGACGACGGAGCCCACCACGGAACCGACGACCGAACCCACCACCGAACCCACCACCGAACCCACCACCGAACCCACCACCGAACCCACCACCGAACCCACCACCGAACCCACCACCGAACCCACGACCGAGCCCACCACGGAACCCACGGACTCCCCGACGACTGCTCCGACCACCGCGCCCTCGGACTCCCCGACGACTGCTCCGACCACCCCGCCGGCGACCAGGCCGACCGCGACCGACGTGCCCCCGCCGCCCACGCAGAGCGACGGCGGCTCCGGCGTCAGCGGCGCCGCCGGGAGCTACCCGGTCCCGATCGCCGTGCCGGCGGGCATGAGCGGTCCGGCCACGCCCGAGGGCACCACGCGGTACGGTCTGGCGGGTGCACTCGGGGTCCTCGGCATCGCGCTGCTCGTCGGCGCCGCACTCCTCGGACGTCCGCTCCGCCGGTGA
- a CDS encoding class F sortase, producing the protein MTGSAAPLDPQASSRRWVAWGVGSVLLVAAILIALGVGRADPGATGASGPRAASGPVLAAGALQGSADRVGTRPARIAIPAIDVDAQVTDVGTDARVLEIPARPWIVGWWRDGMGAGSIRGATVLAAHLDSAVYGPGPFTRVGQLQRGDAMTIRDINAGEHAYRVASVRMYDKTTLPYERLFDQSGRQKVVLVTCGGAYDEQDGWDSNVVVTFVPRTET; encoded by the coding sequence ATGACCGGCTCGGCCGCGCCCCTCGACCCGCAGGCTTCCTCCCGCCGCTGGGTGGCGTGGGGCGTCGGCTCGGTGCTGCTCGTCGCCGCGATCCTGATCGCGCTCGGAGTGGGACGCGCCGACCCGGGTGCAACCGGTGCGTCCGGCCCTCGCGCGGCCTCGGGGCCGGTCCTTGCCGCGGGCGCTCTCCAGGGCTCGGCCGACCGGGTGGGCACGCGGCCGGCCCGGATCGCGATCCCCGCGATCGACGTCGACGCCCAGGTCACCGACGTCGGTACGGACGCACGCGTGCTCGAGATCCCCGCCCGGCCGTGGATCGTCGGGTGGTGGCGCGACGGGATGGGCGCGGGCAGCATCCGTGGCGCCACGGTGCTCGCGGCCCACCTGGACTCGGCGGTCTACGGGCCCGGGCCGTTCACCCGCGTCGGGCAGCTGCAGCGCGGCGACGCGATGACGATCCGCGACATCAACGCGGGCGAGCACGCCTACCGGGTCGCCTCGGTGAGGATGTACGACAAGACGACCCTGCCGTACGAGCGGCTGTTCGACCAGTCCGGGCGCCAGAAGGTCGTGCTGGTGACCTGCGGCGGCGCGTACGACGAGCAGGACGGCTGGGACTCGAACGTCGTCGTCACGTTCGTCCCCCGGACCGAGACCTGA